The segment GATAATCCAAATCGGTGGCAATCACACCTTGTATATTTTCATAGATATACTGATGCAGTTTTTCAAAAGGTTTGGTTCTGAATTTTAAAACATTAGAGAACTCTTTGTTCGCAATTTTTCCGGCTAAATAAGGCTGTACAATCGATGGATTATCGGTATGCTCAAAGTTGTAATCGACATACATATAATCATCGCCGGCCGAAAGCAAAAACACTTTTTGGTTGTGTTTGAAAAGGTATTTCAGAATCTTTTTTTCATGTCTGTAATCACAAAAAAAACTATTCTCATTTATCAATTGAACAACGTCAAAATCTTGAAAATGGTTGCTGTTTTTCCGGAATTGGCGATACGTTAAATAGGAAGAAATATCAAAACCGGTAAGAACCAAAAGTCCCAGTTTAATTTTTTTTCTGAAACCCGAATCCCATTTTTTCTCCAAAGGAAAATCAACCGGAAAATCTTTGAAACCATCTTTAAAACCCAAAATGATTACTTCGTTTCCAAGCTTTTGCAACCCTTCTTTTAAGGAATTATGCAATCGGCTGTATTCTCCAATGAGTAAAATCTTCATTTCTTACTATATTTGATGCAATATAAGTAAGAAATGAAAAACAACAACAAAATTGCTATAGTTTCCGCTTCACTTGGTGTTGGCGGCG is part of the Flavobacterium sangjuense genome and harbors:
- a CDS encoding glycosyltransferase; amino-acid sequence: MKILLIGEYSRLHNSLKEGLQKLGNEVIILGFKDGFKDFPVDFPLEKKWDSGFRKKIKLGLLVLTGFDISSYLTYRQFRKNSNHFQDFDVVQLINENSFFCDYRHEKKILKYLFKHNQKVFLLSAGDDYMYVDYNFEHTDNPSIVQPYLAGKIANKEFSNVLKFRTKPFEKLHQYIYENIQGVIATDLDYHIPLQNHPKYLGLIPSPMNVDKFPKKELVINERIIIFHGINRESYFKKGNDFFEKALEIIKKKYDDKIDVFVTENVPYNDYISRYNQAHILLDQLYGHDQGSNGLEAMAKGKVVFTNASNIFEKHYNLTQKVAINGLPDVDYLVNELSFLIENPTEIIAIGNRARTFIEKEHDYLKIAQKYLDTWTK